Proteins from one Fragaria vesca subsp. vesca linkage group LG6, FraVesHawaii_1.0, whole genome shotgun sequence genomic window:
- the LOC101312844 gene encoding peptide deformylase 1A, chloroplastic-like: protein METLHRSTRLLPISLSALCLTRPTTTPQFQRFRLPISTPGILNPKPAFHTRKRFSSSPSPVAKAGWFLGLGEKKKGLSLPDIVKAGDPVLHEPARDVEVEDIGSERIQKIIDDMVKVMRKAPGVGLAAPQIGVPLRIIVLEDTKEYISYAPKNEIKVQDRRPFDLLVIINPKLQKKSNRTAVFFEGCLSVDGFRAVVERYLDVEVSGFDRDGQPIKIDASGWQARILQHECDHMEGTIYVDKMLPRTFRTVENLDLPLAEGCPKLGSR, encoded by the exons ATGGAGACCCTCCACCGATCCACACGTCTCCTCCCCATATCTCTCTCTGCACTATGCCTTACACGACCAACCACCACCCCGCAATTTCAAAGATTCCGACTACCCATTTCTACCCCCGGCATCCTAAACCCCAAACCGGCCTTCCACACCCGCAAAAGGTTCAGCTCATCTCCTTCTCCGGTTGCCAAAGCTGGTTGGTTTCTGGGCCTCGGAGAGAAGAAGAAGGGTCTCAGCCTGCCTGATATAGTCAAAGCTGGAGACCCGGTTTTGCACGAACCGGCGCGAGATGTTGAGGTCGAGGATATTGGGTCGGAGAGGATTCAGAAGATTATTGATGACATGGTGAAGGTGATGAGGAAGGCTCCTGGGGTTGGTCTTGCTGCTCCACAGATTGGAGTGCCCTTAAGG ATAATAGTCTTGGAAGATACGAAGGAATATATTAGTTATGCACCCAAGAATGAGATTAAAGTTCAAGATAGACGGCCGTTCGATCTTTTG GTGATTATTAACCCAAAGCTTCAAAAGAAGAGCAACAGGACTGCAGTATTCTTTGAAGGCTGCTTAAG TGTTGATGGATTCAGAGCAGTGGTAGAAAGATATCTTGATGTTGAAGTTTCAGGTTTCGATCGTGATGGCCAGCCCATAAAAATAGATGCTTCAGGTTGGCAGGCTCGTATTTTGCAACACGAGTGTGATCATATGGAAGGAACTATTTATGTTGACAAGATGCTCCCTAGAACATTTAGAACAGTTGAAAACTTGGACTTGCCTCTTGCTGAGGGGTGTCCCAAGCTTGGAAGTCGGTAG
- the LOC101313134 gene encoding eukaryotic translation initiation factor 1A-like yields the protein MPKNKGKGGKNRKRGKNEADDEKRELVFKEDGQEYAQVLRMLGNGRCEAMCMDAIKRLCHIRGKMHKKVWIAAGDIILVGLRDYQDDKADVILKYMSDEARLLKAYGELPENTRLNEGVIVDEHDDDAPDDYIEFEDEDIDKI from the coding sequence ATGCCAAAGAACAAGGGAAAGGGAGGAAAGAACAGGAAGAGAGGTAAGAACGAAGCTGACGACGAAAAGCGTGAGCTTGTGTTCAAGGAAGATGGACAGGAATATGCCCAAGTGCTTCGGATGCTGGGCAATGGTCGTTGCGAAGCAATGTGCATGGATGCAATCAAGAGACTTTGCCATATCCGTGGTAAGATGCACAAGAAGGTTTGGATTGCAGCTGGGGATATCATTCTTGTTGGCCTTCGTGACTATCAGGATGACAAGGCTGATGTGATTCTCAAGTACATGTCTGACGAGGCTAGGCTGCTCAAGGCTTATGGAGAGCTTCCAGAAAACACACGTCTTAACGAGGGTGTGATTGTGGACGAACACGATGATGATGCTCCGGATGACTACATCGAGTTTGAGGATGAAGATATTGATAAGATTTAA
- the LOC101313430 gene encoding metallothiol transferase FosB-like, with protein MKETLGNPLHLKSLNHISLICRSVEESIAFYQNVLGFVPIRRPGSFDFDGAWLFGYGIGIHLLQSEEPEKMPKKTEINPKDNHISFQCESMGAVEKKLKEMELKYKRSMVEEGGIHVDQLFFHDPDGFMIEICDCDNLPVIPLAGEMARSCSLVNLPMLQHQQQIRVTQQ; from the exons ATGAAGGAGACCCTGGGAAACCCTCTTCATCTAAAATCTCTGAACCACATCTCACTTATCTGCAGATCAGTTGAAGAGTCCATTGCTTTTTACCAAAATGTTCTTGGGTTTGTCCCAATAAGAAGGCCTGGATCTTTTGATTTTGATGGGGCATG GTTATTCGGGTATGGAATCGGAATCCATCTTTTGCAGTCTGAGGAGCCGGAAAAGATGCCCAAGAAAACTGAGATTAATCCCAAAGATAATCACATTTCTTTTCAG TGTGAGAGCATGGGAGCCGTGGAGAAGAAGCTGAAGGAGATGGAGCTGAAATATAAACGTTCGATGGTGGAGGAAGGCGGTATCCACGTCGATCAGTTGTTCTTCCATGACCCGGACGGCTTCATGATCGAAATATGCGACTGTGACAACCTCCCGGTGATTCCTCTTGCCGGCGAGATGGCTCGGTCATGTTCTCTTGTAAACCTGCCGATGTTGCAGCATCAACAGCAGATACGAGTCACCCAACAGTAG
- the LOC101313719 gene encoding uncharacterized protein At2g34160-like → MEAVGEITEAMNNVNINNSDSHKKNRIQVSNTKKPLFFYVNLAKRYMQQYNEVELSALGMAIATVVTIAEILKNNGLAVEKKIMTSTVDIKDDSRGRPVQKAKIEILLGKTANFDDLMAAAAEERELAAAEAEEQS, encoded by the exons ATGGAGGCCGTTGGAGAGATTACCGAGGCTATGAACAACGTCAACATCAACAACTCCGATTCGCACAAGAAGAACCGTATTCAGGTCTCAAACACCAAGAAGCCCCTCTTCTTCTACGTCAATCTCGCCAAG AGGTATATGCAGCAGTACAATGAGGTGGAGCTATCTGCCTTGGGAATGG CTATTGCCACAGTTGTCACAATTGCAGAAATTCTGAAAAACAATGGGCTGGCTGTTGAGAAAA AAATCATGACATCAACTGTTGACATAAAGGATGATTCTAGAGGGAGACCAGTCCAAAAAGCCAAG ATTGAGATATTGCTTGGGAAGACAGCAAATTTCGATGACTTGATGGCCGCGGCTGCTGAGGAGAGGGAACTTGCAGCAGCAGAGGCTGAGGAGCAAAGCTAA
- the LOC101306945 gene encoding pentatricopeptide repeat-containing protein At1g52640, mitochondrial-like, which translates to MVVIASRSDHEMKSTRMMGAFLRCLVGFLHRRVKLKDDLKYEVKEKEAGDQFTDEKAVQTAGDRYRLEVGITACKAGSRYQVKKLLHVAKAYLEQLEVSERAAELNAYMCRTKALDFCKLVTICLYFCTPLKPFKLLKMSLKSLAPKSKTLHSFFNSLLRPTKPNTPFHPFSSLTHQTPPSPQLPHLVNEISRILSDHRDPHHDLELSLSSWSIQISPNLVEQVLKRCKNLGFSAHRFFLWAKTVPGFQHSDESHHILIDILGSSGQFALLWDFLIEMRESKCCEIGPELFWVIFRVYSRANLPRDAIRAYSRMVEFGIKPSIHDLDHLLYTLCKRKHVKHAQEFFDKVKSGFELGAKTYSILMRGWGDICDSDNARKLFDEMTEKGCLVDVPAYNSYLEALCKGGNVDEAYKIFREMGSKGVEPDAGTYSIFIRAYCEANDIHSVFSVLDRMKRYNLLANVFTYNCVIKKLCKNERVEEAYQLLDEMIEMGVKPDEWSYNAIQAYHCEHGEVNQALRLLSRMEKDSCMPDHHTYNMVLKLLIRIGRFDRATDVWERMGKRGFYPSVSTYSVMIHGLCKKKHKLEEACKYFEIMIDEGIPPYSSTVEMLRNRLLGLGLLDDIEILARKMEQSSSCSTQEFAKKVGVQCRPRRAPRVIEVNWHPPPYGCIKLNTDGAWKSSSNKAGYGGVFRDYSGKVMGAFCSNLDIPSSVAAEVMAVIKAIELAWEKIGYMEC; encoded by the exons ATGGTTGTCATAGCATCCCGAAGTGACCATGAAATGAAATCAACCAGGATGATGGGAGCCTTTCTTAGATGTTTAGTTGGCTTTCTTCACAGAAGAG TGAAGCTTAAAGACGACTTGAAATACGAAGTTAAGGAGAAAGAAGCTGGTGATCAGTTTACAGACGAGAAGGCTGTTCAAACTGCAGGGGATCGCTATCGTCTGGAGGTCGGCATCACGGCATGCAAAGCTGGAAGCAGGTACCAAGTCAAGAAGCTGCTCCAC GTTGCAAAAGCATATTTGGAGCAGCTTGAAGTTTCAGAAAGAGCTGCAGAGTTAAATGCCTACATGTGCAGAACTAAAGCCTTGGATTTT TGCAAGCTGGTCACTATATGTCTATATTTTTGCACACCTCTCAAACCTTTCAAGCTTCTCAAAATGTCACTTAAATCTCTTGCCCCAAAATCCAAAACCCTCCACTCTTTCTTCAACTCTCTTCTCCGACCCACCAAACCCAACACCCCCTTCCACCCTTTCTCTTCTCTCACCCACCAAACCCCACCATCTCCACAACTACCTCACCTGGTCAACGAAATCTCACGCATTCTCAGCGACCACAGAGACCCTCACCACGACTTGGAGCTCTCCCTCAGCTCTTGGTCCATCCAAATATCACCGAACTTGGTTGAACAGGTTCTGAAACGCTGCAAGAATCTTGGGTTTTCAGCCCACAGATTCTTCCTCTGGGCTAAAACAGTTCCGGGTTTTCAACACAGTGATGAAAGCCATCACATTTTGATTGACATTTTGGGGAGTAGTGGTCAGTTTGCATTGTTGTGGGATTTTCTCATTGAAATGAGAGAGTCCAAGTGCTGTGAGATTGGCCCAGAGTTATTCTGGGTTATTTTTAGAGTTTACAGTAGAGCTAATTTGCCTCGAGATGCGATTCGAGCTTATAGTAGAATGGTTGAGTTTGGAATTAAGCCTAGTATTCATGATCTTGATCATCTTCTATATACATTATGTAAAAGAAAGCATGTCAAGCATGCTCAGGAGTTTTTTGATAAAGTTAAGAGCGGGTTTGAGTTGGGTGCGAAGACTTATAGCATTTTGATGAGGGGTTGGGGAGACATTTGTGATTCGGATAATGCACGCAAGCTGTTTGATGAAATGACTGAGAAAGGGTGTTTGGTGGATGTGCCTGCGTATAATAGTTATTTGGAGGCTTTGTGTAAAGGTGGAAATGTCGATGAGGCTTATAAGATATTTCGCGAGATGGGTTCAAAAGGAGTTGAGCCAGATGCTGGTACATACTCGATTTTCATTCGGGCATATTGTGAAGCAAATGATATTCATTCGGTTTTTAGTGTGCTTGATAGAATGAAGAGATATAATCTTTTGGCTAATGTGTTTACATACAATTGTGTTATCAAGAAACTCTGTAAGAATGAAAGGGTGGAAGAGGCGTACCAGCTTTTGGATGAAATGATCGAAATGGGAGTTAAGCCAGATGAATGGAGTTACAATGCAATCCAAGCTTATCATTGTGAGCATGGTGAAGTTAATCAGGCTCTGAGGTTGTTATCTAGAATGGAAAAAGATAGCTGCATGCCTGATCATCATACTTACAATATGGTACTAAAGTTGCTGATTAGAATCGGGAGATTTGATAGGGCAACTGATGTGTGGGAGAGAATGGGGAAGAGAGGGTTTTATCCTTCTGTTTCAACTTATTCTGTCATGATTCATGGTTTGTGCAAGAAGAAACATAAACTAGAGGAGGCTTGTAAATACTTTGAGATAATGATTGATGAAGGTATACCACCATACTCTTCTACTGTTGAGATGTTGAGAAACCGGCTATTAGGTTTGGGGCTACTCGATGATATTGAAATACTTGCTCGTAAGATGGAGCAAAGCAGTTCTTGTTCAACACAAGAGTTTGCAAAA AAAGTTGGGGTTCAATGTCGGCCTCGGCGTGCACCAAGAGTAATCGAAGTTAACTGGCACCCTCCTCCGTATGGGTGTATTAAGTTGAACACTGATGGGGCATGGAAAAGTAGTTCGAACAAAGCTGGTTATGGCGGGGTATTTCGTGATTACAGTGGCAAAGTTATGGGTGCTTTTTGCTCTAACTTGGACATTCCAAGCTCTGTTGCTGCTGAAGTTATGGCTGTTATCAAAGCTATTGAATTAGCTTGG GAGAAAATTGGATATATGGAGTGTTAG
- the LOC101314479 gene encoding uncharacterized protein At1g04910-like, which translates to MRRDLCDGVGVARLLNATLVLPKFEVAAYWNESSGFADVFDVDYFIQRMNGFITVVKELPSEIGSKEPFHVDCSKRKGQFDYTESVLPSLLEHHYISITPAMSQRRDRYPTYAKAALCQACYSALRLTKSLEKKASELLDAIPKPFLSLHLRFEPDMVAYSQCEYPNLAPASIEAIKAAQGDRKPWTGELAQIWRKRGKCPLTPNETAFILQVLSIPTNTNIYLAAGDGLMEIEGLTSIYTNVVTKSSLLSGEDFKSMHGNTKAALDYYVSINSDSYIATYFGNMDKMVAAMRTFNGLYKTLFLSRRAFADLTSQGLSSNELVHALWKAHKDDFVMGRGSALPDCFCEFKL; encoded by the exons ATGAGAAGAGAT TTATGTGATGGTGTTGGTGTTGCCCGTCTTTTAAATGCAACCCTTGTTCTGCCAAAGTTTGAGGTGGCTGCTTATTGGAATGAATCAAG TGGTTTTGCAGATGTCTTTGATGTCGACTACTTTATTCAACGGATGAATGGCTTCATCACTGTTGTCAAAGAGTTACCATCGGAGATTGGTTCAAAAGAACCCTTCCATGTGGATTGTAGCAAGCGCAAAGGCCAATTTGATTACACAGAAAGTGTTCTTCCATCCCTATTAGAACATCATTATATTTCAATCACGCCTGCTATGAGCCAAAGAAGGGATAG GTATCCTACGTATGCAAAAGCTGCACTTTGCCAAGCATGTTACAGTGCTTTACGCCTCACAAAATCCTTGGAGAAGAAAGCCTCTGAGCTTCTTGATGCCATACCTAAACCTTTTCTCTCACTTCACCTTCGTTTTGAGCCGGATATGGTAGCCTACAGTCAATGTGAATATCCCAACCTAGCTCCTGCTTCTATTGAAGCCATCAAGGCAGCACAGGGAGATAGAAAGCCGTGGACTGGAGAGCTTGCTCAAATTTGGAGGAAGCGAGGAAAATGTCCTCTTACGCCTAATGAGACAGCCTTCATACTACAAGTGCTTTCCATCCCAACAAATACAAACATTTATCTGGCAGCTGGGGACGGTCTGATGGAAATTGAAGGATTAACATCCATTTACACCAATGTAGTTACCAAATCTAGCCTACTTAGTGGTGAGGATTTCAAAAGCATGCATGGAAACACAAAAGCAGCATTGGACTACTACGTGTCTATTAACAGTGATTCATATATAGCAACATATTTCGGAAATATGGATAAGATGGTTGCAGCAATGCGAACTTTTAATGGGTTGTACAAGACTCTTTTCTTAAGCAGAAGAGCTTTTGCTGACCTCACTTCTCAAGGGTTAAGCAGTAATGAATTGGTGCATGCACTGTGGAAGGCTCACAAAGATGATTTTGTCATGGGAAGAGGATCTGCATTGCCTGATTGCTTTTGTGAGTTCAAATTGTGA